The Lepeophtheirus salmonis chromosome 13, UVic_Lsal_1.4, whole genome shotgun sequence genome segment ATTGAAAATGCACGATTCTCACATTAATTGCCTAAGATTTGAGAAGCCTGTCATTATTTTAGGATACAAAACcagtaaattatattatcgattaatttttaaaaagaatattgacataatattaattactttgagacatttgtatttattcaatatttagattactaatattacattttaaaaagtaatttgagattttttctgTGATTTGATATAACGAATGTCATTTCGATTTCAATCTATGggtatttataagtaaattccTATAACCCCAAATTCATTAAGTTAGTAAATATAGTGAATTGATTGAAGTATTAAGATGAAATGAATCACATAGTATCAAATGTGCTGTTTTGAAAGTGATTTTTATGCTCTTGTGCAATATAAATAGACATTTAACATTGATTCGGTCCTTTTCAACAAATATCTACAAATTTGTAATCCAATCCtgctaaaaaatgtttcataggGAAATTATGAACTAAATAGTCttcaaagattatttattaaatcctttataaaaactaattccAATCATATAATCAATTTCTTGACTTTATGGGaaactagttttaaaaatatatttttttaaataatgtctaataatttttttgtaaattgacttgcattataatttatactatatttattatagttgtCATAGTCGCTCTGGAATAAAAATCCTTGGTCTGGAAGAAACTTCTGAGGAATGGTCATCTCGTATAGATTTAAATACTAGAAATACAATTGCCACAGTCACTGTATTCCGTAAGAAAGATGCTGTGACGTTCCTTCACGAAGATGAACCCCAAAACTACACAAGTAATTATGAGGAATCTAATCAAACTGAGGACTATGGAGGAGTCTCTGGACCAGTAGAGCTATTTAATTGGTTGCTCTCTGTGGATGATCGGGACTTTGAGCTCTGGAATGCAGGGAAAATCACATGGGCTGTTGAGTATCAATATGCTGATGGATTCGCAGAGGGAGAAAATAATACGATGAGTGGTGAGAGCGATGGAGATTTCTCTTCTGAAGGCTCTTATCCTCTGTCTAGGAATGGTAAAAAGCTCAAAGCAAAGCTTCATGTACAGAAAGATGATGCGCAAGCTGTTTTGCCTATTGCAAAGGTtggtttataaaatacataatatattatttaactacataTACGCAGCTTATTTACTATATATCTTGCCAACCAGTCAAGTAATCGGCTAAGTTTTTATGAATCCTAAATTCTTCCTCctagatttaatatattttaaaaactaaatgcATACCCTTAAATATCATATCTACGCCCCAGAAGGGCTTTACAATCAGTAGTCCCACAAAAAGTACGTGTCCTACAGTTTGAAAAGCTGTGCTTTATGCATATGTGAGAATTATTTGCAGGAAATAATGGCTGTTgatgtaagtttatttttataaaaagcagaatccaattattatataataatacaactgTGTCAAAAGTCAAAACGAAGTTAGTTTGCATAGATGGGGAGAACCTGTCTTTTCGGGCAGTACTATATTAACTTGTCGGACAGAATAATTTGCCTGTTCCTGACGGTCGGAAAAGTGTTAATGTGAGGTCCTTccctgttatatatatattattcaaaagttgtagaaaaaaaagatcaaaagacGAAATATTGAACCTACAAAGGTTCTGAAAGGAATGCATAATGGCCCAAAAAAGTATCATCTGAgcttctttattaaaaataatggatgtaTATATCTAGAGCATCTTTCGGATTGAAACATACTTTTCTATGAAAGATGATGGTCTTTAAAAGCAAGGACTCAGAAGCTCATATCACAATGCCCATAGGTCTGTGgagagtttaatattttttctcttttcatttTATCTTTCTTCTTTAAATTGCTGTGtgtaataaatgtatttgatttcacacttttctttattttaaaattgtacatGTTCTatgaatttacaatttatagGTTAAGAATATAAGGGATCAATATCTAGAGcatcagcatttaaaaaattttaagtaagGGActcttcatgaaaaaaaaaaaaaaaatcatagccaTGGTAAAAAATCAGAGGCTCAAATGTGTATGTTATCATTGTTGTATGTAGATCAAACTCTCCCCCGGCTCTCAATCATATTTATTCCTGGACAGTTCCAGTTAGAGCTATTGTTGCATACTATGCGATATGCATTACACAGGGACCAAATTCCAAACTAAAAAGGATAATAATTCATAACTGAGCTTGGGCTGGGTTTTAATTTGAGCAAGACGTGGAGTAAATGTGGGGGActcatttctttctttcctttttcaaaatttacataggAAAGGCCAACctttttatggtattttttgataaagagttcatattttatttaatgacattttttcttaaaaaaattattttttagatatttcatcattttattcGAATGCATTTTTTTGGGACATAaatttcaattgtatttttttttcttctcaataaaTGTGAGTCCCATTGGAAGTACGGTACTCACTAGGACTGTAGTGGATGCAATGATATAAGGCTGACTATTATTCGAGTTTGATAGTCTTTGCTTTAAAGCATCGTATATCACAGAATGTGTCCAATAAACGcatgatcaaattaaaaaatatatattatctgcgtatatattttaataagtaatattatctAAGAGTAGTTATAGACTACATCGTCTTActtgaatattatcatttaaagaGTTGTACTATTTTGCAACAAGATGGCGCTACTGTTTGTTGCTTTTTTTACTAACGAATATTAGTAAACAATGCCCATTCCCCATTATATGTAGAAAGTCtttcatattttgacatttgaagttttcttttacttaattttattggTACACTCTATTTAAGAGTAGAtaggtttttctttttgtcttaGATGCAACTTTGCCTCTACACGCATCTCTTAAATCGTAGTgcgaaaaaaatgtaattaatttggGAAAAGTCTTTCAATTCTgcattttctacatattttattcttacttttttgtttcttaatataCCTATGTTAATGTGAATATTTGAGAAAagttaataaagaatataaaatatacaaattaaaaagtattacaCATTTAGTATAGATATAACTACATGTTGATTGTGTTAACTCAAGTGTAAAAACGTTTATTGGCTTgagttaaatatttgtatggaGTGTACCAAATGTAACtagtataaacatatttttaagtgGCAATCCAAATatgatatgaaatatttggaaGGTAGCATTTACAGTCACCTTGTGATTCTAATAGATCAATATATCAAGGGTGTAACTTTTTACTTGACTAATTGATAAATAGAGtcgttcaaaatttattaaaaaaacaaaaatcaacatgactATGTGTTATGAGtcttgtttacttatattagtttgtttacaaaaagaTCGAGAGTCttccttcaaaaatacatcaaaaacagagggatcagacatcagctgatgaAGTAATGTCGTCTCTAAaatgcggcagattttgtcaACGCACCCTGTATAACTCCTTCTatgataacattatttaatatatttattaggtgtacattaaatttaaaattgaatttggggagcagtaaaaataaataaaatttctttatgtTGTGCCCCAAGCCACATCCTATCACACCACTTTTgtggatctatttttttagttcactcattccccataaaaaaatatattgagaaagAGAGCAGTTACTCTGTTATGACTTTTCAATTCTCATttctttcaatcttttttaaaatcattttataacaaGTTGGTGAACgaggtaaaaaataaaccccccaaaaataaaagatttaattacaTCATCAACAGTTGAAGGGTTACAATAATTATGTCATGTAAATAGGGCGAAATAAACGGGGATATAAAATCCTACGCTCAAGCGGCCAAAACGATTGCCCCTCTTCTGATTATACCTCATGTAATCATCTAATTTGGTTACTTTCTGTACGTATAGGTGGAGCCCACTATATGCAAAAGTCACTGATCTTGCAAGATATTATGTATTCTCGTCAATCCATGggtattttctaatattataatccAACATGTTACTAATTCAATTAGAATctctgtttgtttattatttaatttatttaaaatactacaaCGGTAAAAATTCGAACTACATAGTAATGCGCTGtacttatataatgataattagtaaaagtaattagtaaaaaaatataattctctggcaaaaaaaactcattaatttaccATATATCTACAATGCCTATGTATCatagtatcattttaaattgaattaaaatatacagtcgtatatatgaataaattaagtatgattttttggccaaatgtcACAATTCGCCCTTTGGCGAAATTAAATTCGCCCAATAGTCATGGAACTGTCAGGAACATACTTATAAGTATTCGGCGACAAATTGCAAATTCAAAGGAATAACATGCACTAACGTATGTTTTAAtaggaaatgaataaatttatcattgatttatgtatatatatatttttgagaaccattcataaaaattcaatgaaaaaaagtttcaaaattcaatGATATTTAGGTATATACGGAGTTTTGATTTATGAACcgattattatttcttatttttggtatTAATGATTACAAATAATTGGCCCACATTGATTGATTGCTTTCTTATATGATATTTCAGCACTCTGAGCTCATTAACCTTGCTGTACTTACTGGACATCAAATTTCAAAGCCTCTTAAGATATTCACGGTTACTGAGGCAGGCGAAATAGCCGATGTGACTCTCCGCTCATCTTGTGTCTCTACAGAAAACTCGGTTCTTAAGGTAAggattataattgataaataatatatgtattatatctaATCCCATTTCCTTCCAGGTGTCATCATCTTGTACGTCCGTATATGTAGATGGATCCGAGACTCGTGGAGCTCTTAATGcacaaataaatgttaaatatggcAATTTAATGGGTACAACGCTTTTTACAATTTGGATGCCTGATATCCCACTAAAAATTGACTTATCAGATACTCGTTTATCACAAATCAAAGGCTGGAGAGTTCCTtcctataaaaaagaagataatgagTAAGTCACTAATTTAGTGTTTctcaaaatcaatcaaaaccctttaaaaaatcattgtttataTTCTCTCTGTATTTCTTTGAATCATTTTCTGTGTCCCAAATTCCAAACTAATGTTTATTGtgcactaaatattttttgttttttatagccTTTTGccagattgaaaaaatatatattattttttatggtctgtctataatacaaacatacatatgtgTACCCATTAATCTATATGTGAAATCTTAACTTAAATTTCTCTAAATTCAATGCTAAAGAGATTCtatgttattacatatttatttcttagtaAATTATGGTGTGTAGACAATTCCGTGCAAATTGAatgaataactaataattttttttttttttaaatattcaattaaaccatttttgacaatattgaTTTCGTAGAAATGGTCGTCACTACTCCAGTACATAATAGCAAATGActcagaggcgtccgcaggaccatttaaagtttttttcaaaataaaaaaaagtgtattgtttttgtaaacaactttggattttggatttttgttttaataactatgaatttttgaaaataattttaaaaatttcaatttctagaacttctttaaaaaaaatccaaataatagGCCTTCCCGTTAGTATGTGAGCtgtggatgattttttttccaaaaattaaaaatatacggttattcacaaaaaaattacattttcaaaaaaacatttaaaatatataatttttttcaaaaaaaaaaatcatgtacagttcacaaaaaaattagatacttgaaaaataattcaaaaatgtaattttaaatattaaatttgttcgaaaaaaaatttcaaattctcacaacaattaaaaaaataatttcaaaaatccacagtaattaaaaaatcattcttaaatCGACAGctgttcacacaaaattaattttctgggaaaaaaaatcaaatattaaatttgtttaaaagaaaaattcaaaaatccacagtaattaaaaaattcatttcaaatatccacaaaaatccaaaaaatcatttcaaaaatccgaaaaatggaaaaaaatatttcaaaatccccagctgttcacataaaattaaattttttggaaataaatttgaaatattaaattttctagtaaaaatcaaaaattacttaatttggggTGGGCCACAGCCCCTCAATCCCACGCCTGTGTACGCCCCTATAAATCTTCGTGTTTCACataatagttattacttttaGCGTTGAGACGGATTCAAGTTCAATATTTTACCGGTTTAATAACAAGACTGGTCCAAACCAAACTTCGTCCAGATTAGTTAAAATTATGACGGTCTTAAACCAGTTTAGAATTTCAATACTGAAACTCAACATtacttactttatatttaaatgttttctcttcaaaaataaaaaataatgataacacctttggaaaataaaaacatcaattcagacaacaactacaaaaaacctCCCTCctccataattatattttttccatctatgtgaataattatatgcaacaactataattattattatagttgcATATAATAGTCAATGGGAGAAAAACTACTCTGCAAAAAACTCATTATGAAATGGAAAAACATTGaattcaaggatttttttttattttgagatatctatttttaatgCAAACAGTATTgaattgtttgaatattttccaCAACTATAAAACATACCTTTTTGTTGTTTGTTAGTgcgttattatttaaatattcgtCATCAATAATACTTGTAtggtgttttaatatattttcttatttcttcacAGACGTAACAAGGGGAAACGAtcaataaagaataatgaaaaatccTCTTCCGACTGGAGTAATGAGAAGAATGGACGAGGAAACAGAAGGACTTCGTCTGACAAATTGTCTTGTTCGTATGTACTCAACCATTTTAATAAAGTCTTAAAGCATTCATATCATAATCCATTCATTGAGTATAATTTGAATTGTACCAATGCATTGTTGTAAAATCTAGTAATTAAGTTTGATCACAGTTTCCTAAACCTTCGAAACTTTATACATTAGGATTTACATTTTGCGACAAAATATGTTGTGTTGTGTTGTcccttatttacatatttggtCCAGTCTAGCTTTGGACCGGTTCTTACAACTGTGTACCCTTGAAATGTCCCttgtaatttcttattaattcaaataagatatatctgatatgtatttagaaacattgcacatatcttgcgaAAAATATCCTTGTTTTCGTTGTATTAAAAACCTATTAGATTTTATTTAGTCATACGTCAGGGCATCTGcagagggtgggctggaggagctTTAGCCCCCTCCCccgcccattttttttttttttttttgcctttttactagattttttcccctttcattttaaattacgtagcagagcaataaaaaattatatcaccaaatatttttagtattaaaaagaaaaaaagaataaattttattattattttgttattttttgtacagaCTTCGATATCAGCAGTCCACGGTTACTATATATGGAACATTTCTGGCTGAGGATTTAGACTCTGGACGGAAGGACTTTTACCCTTCAAGAGGATCTGAATTGGATATAACAGAGTTACTTATCTCTAGTGGAGTAGTTCGTATCGCGAAATCTAATATTGCTCTcctaagaaataatattattcaaggaCTCTCTCCTGGAAAGACTTATGTTCACGtaaggaaatatttataattgtttaatatattgaaatggtGTACGACCGCTTCTGGGGGTCATATACGATTTAAGCTTTCACCTTAATAACGAGTGATTgtacgattaatttattttttcattcttagcTTCAGAGCACTCTTTTATCCGCTCTTTTTATATCTTGCCGCTAAATTGAATACATTTGGTtttccttgtaaaaaaataagccGAAATtcactaaaatttataaatataattttaaaaagaaaccaaaaaaataacgtttaaaaaaataatttattttttttaaatgttgaccAATGCTGGTCAATATTTTTCctcagttttaaaaatcaaaatatagccaactgttgttatttttagcactatttattaatacatagaGCCAGTTTAGCTCAGCAGGGCCTTAGAGCAATGATAAATCCGTATaaaccatttctttttttccttatttaaaatttgatattttttctcctaatattttcacatatttaggaaataaatttaaagttttcaaCATCCATAAACATCCAATAACATAAggataaatttatatgttactTTGTAGCTACGAATATTTCCAAATAGTATTTTTCCCCAAATataatagattattattataagtttgtCATTTTTGACTCGAGTTACTTATTACTCTTTTGCTCCGAGATAGGATATTAAACCTgttggtgcaaaaaaaaaaaaaaaaaaaaaaaaaaaaaaatagaatatctcTAGGAGCTCTAAAATTATAGAGTATATAAGTTCGTTTTGATGGATATAAATTTGGGTGAAGGTGGACTTCAATAAAAAGCTCATATCTAAGGAAAGCCTGATTTTAGTGCACTACCATTTGGTATTCATATGAATATgagatttgaaatataaatcattCAATACGGTGATGTTTGGGGgacttttattgttaaattgaCTAGTTATGGGatgattcctaaaaaaaaaaaaaaaagattcctatCCAATTCTAGTGAAAATTATCCATGTTCATTccgattcatattttttaaataatagttatatttaaaaaaattaaatttcaaatatgatatttttttaaagaaaagtatcaaatacacaattaaatatttcaaaaaatttcaaaaatctacaactgtgacaaaaataaattttttgataaaaaaaatttcaaatattacattttttgaacaaaaagtttaaaattaaatttttttgtgaaacattttaaaaatagttattcacagaaaattaagttttttttgaaaagtcaacttaaatttaaaatattacattttttataatgtgtttataaaatattaaattttgtagtaaaaagttaaaattctttaattttttatttatttttttttttttgggtggggtatttttttaataacttcgaaaagtaataattagttaaatactagtaataaataagaatcagaatcgccaattgaacattaattttcctgattttgattccaaaaaaacacccaattccgattaatcgtcccatcactaaaatTGACGTTCCATGTTTAATATCATAAGGGCCAGACCAAAAGAGTAACAAGTACTTAGAgtcaaaaataagatatttattataattattgattatattcgACAAATACTATGTATGcttcattaatttatcaaaaaaaagtcaaaacatcacaaaattgaatgttttatattttttttgtatctgacTTGCTTAAAAAATTGACAGACTATAAATTGtgtcaaaagttttaaaaaaaatcaatcttttatcATTTATGTCTATTTTAATTGGTGATGAAAATTACTCCTATACTTATATTCATTTCAGGTCATGTCTCCTATATCTGGTAAAGAAATAGGTAAAGCTGAATTTAGAGTTGCGAAAAATAGAGAATCAATTGTGGGCATGAATATCCGTATATTATCGGGTCTCAAATTGAGTATACATGCAGATCAGAGTCATCGTCGTAGAGGGAAATATAGTCTTCAAACCGCCTATTCTAAAGTTCTTTCATCCAAGTATCAAGtaagatacttttttaaattattatataatgtgtTTAAGTTATTCCATACTTCAATTCTGTTTATTTTACTTTGCAGGAAGGTTTAGTGGATGTAAGCTTATTATTCTCTGATGAAACTGTTGTTCCACTCAGCGATATTGATATAAACCAATACCATCTCTCTGTCAAATCCCTGGATCCCCGTACTGTTGCCTTTGCACCTCTCAAGGGTGGCAAATATCCCAGAATAATTGCTGTTGGCTCAGGACGTGGAAAATTATTAAGAGTATCTGTTGAGCTCCCAAAAACATGTTTAAATAATGCACATCAATCTTTAACCTCCAAAGATACTGAAGttattataaagattaaaagtccgcaaaaaaaaatccttactaATTACTAAATCTCGACATCCCGATGATCGACGAGCTCCAATCAAAACCTTTTTTGAGGACCATGCTACACTAGTGGCTCATAAGAAGTCTGTAGACATGGGGGATCTAGGAGATATGATTCAAGATGAAGAGATTAGTCAGGCACATTTAGAATCTAGTCAAAGACATCGTAACGGTGGAGGATATTTACATTCGTATCGTTCCCATCCTTCCTTATCTCATCCACGTCATTATATTGACTATACACATTTAACTCCTCTAGAAGTGGGTTTATATGTGCTATTAGCAGTATTTTGCGCCACAATTGCTATTTTTGTTGCATCATGCTTTGTGTATGCATCTCGACATCGTAAAGTGGAATATCCAATGAACACTAGTACAACAGCAACAAGAAGTATTAAGTCTCATCAATCAGTTCAGAATGCACATGATTGGGTATGGCTTGGAAAGTCTAGTTCAATGGATGATAAGTCTGTTCAATCCAACTTATCTAGTCATCCTCCTCATCCAGATGTCTTAAGACAGCAAAGAAGATATCGTCAAAGAGCTTCATATATGGGCTCTGAAGTTAACATTATTCCCAATCCAAGAACGGAAGAATTCGAACTCAGTGTTAGTGATCCAAATACTCCTATTATGCCCAGTAATTCACATCTTAATAATAGTGAAAACACTGGAGGATCTGCTCCTGCAATTCCACCCCATCAAAATCTTCGTGGAGCTGTcaagaagaatacaaatcccTTTTTATATGATGAAGAAGAGCTTGAAAGAGAGTATTtgattcataaatcaaatgagaAAGAAAGGGGATATCATCCATTTTGTGAAGTCTATGACACTGTTGAGGGTAGCAAGAGCGGTTGCATCTCTCAATTTCATCCAGGGACATTTGATGGGAAAACTTTTAAACAAGAAGAAATTCAGTTGCCGGGGGAGTCATTACGGAGTTCTCAAATGATTGATTCTTCAACTTATACTAAGAAATCGTCATCCATTCATCCAGAGGGTATGATCCTCCCTGTGGGTTTCCCCATCTTTTCTCAAGATGATGAAAATGTTTCTTCATCATCCTCCTGGGACGAAGAAGAAGAACAGGAGGAGGATGAAGTTGAGGAAGAAGAAACCATTCAACCACCATTGAGACAGTCACCTGCTTCAGCTCTTCCACCCCTCACTgaaaatgatttcataattCGGCCTGAAGATATTCAAAGGCCACGAGGTGAATATATCCCTTTGAACCCTGACATAGAGAAACCTAGTCCTCCTCGAAAGGGATCTGCTATACCAAATCATATGGGGacatatactattaaaaaacgAGCTAATGTCATCGGTAATCCCATGTTTCCGAACGAATCCAGAAGTGATACCTCTGATGATGAAAAACTCGATGAGGAGGTTGAGGAAGAAGAAGTAGACATTGTTCCTGAGGAAGAAAATGCCTCGGAACTTGTCACAAATGAAGATGTGACAGAGGATGTGGGCATGGACTACGATCAACTTATGTCTTACTTTGAGAGTCTTAAAGAATCCACTGCTTAGATCATTGGAGGATCatcttcttttctttgttttcaaCATACCTACCCAtaaaattatagactttgtTGTTGTTGAGGTTAAACGTTGATATGTATCCTTCCTTGTTTTCTTTTGGTTGTTTGTTTTAAAGATAGGGTCATGGTATATCCATCAGAGCAGTTTTCCCAAGTTTTACTTACCAACGAACATTGTACCACAAATCCTTATGTGGTTGAATGACTACATCCTACGCTACATATGTTCGTAGgtaaatatctacataattaatatatcatttgaaattcGAGTCAATGCATTTACCAAGTATGTcatttctaaaatcaaaattgtcaatCAACAACAAATCAAGTTACCGAAAAATGCTTTGATCCCCTGATCCTGTTCTAcctatttgtttataaataaccatatttattatttctctacGCTTATTACCCCTTTATTGATATCCCAGcccatattttttgtcattgccACCAAAATATCGTATCTTTTGGGAAGTGTAAGGATTACTtgcaagttttaatttttttttgtcagagtattattattataattatgtatcaaTAACCATATTTGTTGCTGTTTAAGTGATACTCTATTTTTTCagcttaatttcatttaaacaactttttagTTTCCTTTAACCATGTTTATTCAACTATAATTATTCTAGTCCCTATTCTTggtattattactattatcatACCAACATAATATATTCCCTATAttgtactatttaaaatatatacatatataagaatttacgaattatataatatacctaaAATCTACGATTTATGTTGTATATGGTTACAATTTATGAGCAGcaaaattactattttgattcgagtaaaacaaatgtataccaaaaaatatattttaaatgaaaaaatgttttaaaatttgtgaatatgtattgttattctattattactgaaaataaaacatttttcaaacattggatataaaagaaagtataaaataatttatatacatatgtggtaGAAATGGGttgatgtcaaaatattttcccattCGATATTTGACACAAATATTTAGATGTACTCGTATCCTTGTAAGCaattctgttttgttttttcattctcaCAATTGTTTGGTTTCGTTTAACCGACAGATTCATATCCTAAGGATacaatattgaaagaaaatcataactacatatttattagtagCTTTTCAGTGACAAGTCTTTTATTAGGCTCTGgaattgaatcatttttgagTTGTAATAACCAAAGTTCCCAGGTGGGGTTAAGTCAAATCAGGTACATGTAAAACTAAAACTTAGAAAT includes the following:
- the dtn gene encoding LOW QUALITY PROTEIN: transmembrane protein 132B (The sequence of the model RefSeq protein was modified relative to this genomic sequence to represent the inferred CDS: deleted 1 base in 1 codon; substituted 1 base at 1 genomic stop codon); the encoded protein is MTEVFRFLGTVLSILFLSTGWAKGLDVHFEDPTAGFFFRETRTSSDYVPSTDYSLRRLPSSPAAEPTTSIVLNSVSSSSSSHLPNSSRFSNVGPGSELADDVLHTARFVVLKTATPVLIRAEYGPFEQRQTVPTQYVVPDLSEGSSPPFNSSSKPGLITDFKPHGLDLSAHPVTTEIPRDKPVLRVLFHAGGHGGPYRSLNGAPRTICIRLYVSLRNETKSTCCSPDGRDGTCLGQLTLPSRWWPSLVFNGSEEGGKTKHPKIIASISYSVEEARGNSCSGNLDSRVSIIPVIQLAKIPLVQPRRGYRQLAQDEILHMLIPQTPLYPNSRLYVPVFLDQPEDDRQISVVKIRCHSRSGIKILGLEETSEEWSSRIDLNTRNTIATVTVFRKKDAVTFLHEDEPQNYTSNYEESNQTEDYGGVSGPVELFNWLLSVDDRDFELWNAGKITWAVEYQYADGFAEGENNTMSGESDGDFSSEGSYPLSRNGKKLKAKLHVQKDDAQAVLPIAKHSELINLAVLTGHQISKPLKIFTVTEAGEIADVTLRSSCVSTENSVLKVSSSCTSVYVDGSETRGALNAQINVKYGNLMGTTLFTIWMPDIPLKIDLSDTRLSQIKGWRVPSYKKEDNERNKGKRSIKNNEKSSSDWSNEKNGRGNRRTSSDKLSCSLRYQQSTVTIYGTFLAEDLDSGRKDFYPSRGSELDITELLISSGVVRIAKSNIALLRNNIIQGLSPGKTYVHVMSPISGKEIGKAEFRVAKNRESIVGMNIRILSGLKLSIHADQSHRRRGKYSLQTAYSKVLSSKYQEGLVDVSLLFSDETVVPLSDIDINQYHLSVKSLDPRTVAFAPLKGGKYPRIIAVGSGRGKLLRVSVELPKTCLNNAHQSLTSKDTEVIIKIKSPQKKILTNYXSRHPDDRRAPIKTFFEDHATLVAHKKSVDMGDLGDMIQDEEISQAHLESSQRHRNGGGYLHSYRSHPSLSHPRHYIDYTHLTPLEVGLYVLLAVFCATIAIFVASCFVYASRHRKVEYPMNTSTTATRSIKSHQSVQNAHDWVWLGKSSSMDDKSVQSNLSSHPPHPDVLRQQRRYRQRASYMGSEVNIIPNPRTEEFELSVSDPNTPIMPSNSHLNNSENTGGSAPAIPPHQNLRGAVKKNTNPFLYDEEELEREYLIHKSNEKERGYHPFCEVYDTVEGSKSGCISQFHPGTFDGKTFKQEEIQLPGESLRSSQMIDSSTYTKKSSSIHPEGMILPVGFPIFSQDDENVSSSSSWDEEEEQEEDEVEEEETIQPPLRQSPASALPPLTENDFIIRPEDIQRPRGEYIPLNPDIEKPSPPRKGSAIPNHMGTYTIKKRANVIGNPMFPNESRSDTSDDEKLDEEVEEEEVDIVPEEENASELVTNEDVTEDVGMDYDQLMSYFESLKESTA